DNA from Bacteroidota bacterium:
GTTCAGAAGCGCTCCGGATGTGCCAAAATGCCAAGAAGTTGCTCGACTTTGCTATTAGCATGGGTGACTCAGAAGAAACAATCAATACCCTCACAGCGGAAGTTGACCACTGGCTAAGTGTACTCAATCAGCCGGGCAGCAAAAACAGTGGCAGTTCTGTACAGGGACAGGCTTAGTAATCGACGAACCGGGCAAACGTATTACCAACCCTCATGTAAAATGCAAAAAGGCGACCGCACAACTGCAGTCGCCTTTCTACATGTAAATCGACATTAAGGCCAAGGCTAGTTAGCCGGCATGATCGGTACGCGGATTTCCCAGTTGGTCCAGCCGGCCACCATGTGCAAGCCACCCTCTACTTCTTCCAGTGCAATACCAAACTGGTCTCTGTCTTCTTCCTTTGTCATTGCAGGGACTTCAAAAGAGGCCACGTTGTTATCGGCCTTGTAGCCACCTGCACCACCTCCGCGGAAGTCGTTGATATGCACCATCCAGCTATCAGCCCCAGGGGTGGCAAAAATGCTGTAGGTGCCGGCAGGCACAACAGCATCGCCAACCTTCAGGTCACCACCAAGGGTAAGTTCAGTTGGTTCGTTGGCACCAAAGCGCCATACTTTGCCATTGGGATGCATTGCACCATCCTCACCGAAAATATTGTCGCGACCACGCATGTAGGGCTGGCCGTAAGTTACCTTAACGTAG
Protein-coding regions in this window:
- a CDS encoding DUF2911 domain-containing protein, yielding MFKFKTLSILLLAGALFTLDVAAQDLHESRRLSPLGMARAFVGDTYVKVTYGQPYMRGRDNIFGEDGAMHPNGKVWRFGANEPTELTLGGDLKVGDAVVPAGTYSIFATPGADSWMVHINDFRGGGAGGYKADNNVASFEVPAMTKEEDRDQFGIALEEVEGGLHMVAGWTNWEIRVPIMPAN